The DNA region ATTAAACCTAATGACACTCAAATTTCATGTACAATATTTAATCATAAAGGTGATGTAGTGGCAGTTTCACAAAAATTCCAGAAATGGAAGTTCTTGAGAGATCACGATCTGTATCCAAGAGATTTACGAAAAATTGATACCACAAACGTAGATATAATCCCTAATATTCTAGTGAAATATAACAAATGCATCGTAATTAACATGTTACATATCAAAGCCATCATCAAGAAGGATAAAGTTTACGTCTTTGATACGGTTGACCAAGCTGCAGCTGCTAAGCTGGGTGTGTTGATGTATGACCTCGAATCCAAGCTAAATacagaaaattcaaaccaATGCTATGAACATAGGGCCCTCGAAAGTATGCTGGTCAACGTCGTTAGCTCACTAGAAACAGAATATAAGACACGTCAAAATGTCTgtaaattaattttaaatgatCTGGAAAATCAAATAGATCGAGAAAAGCTAAGGGATTTACTCATATCTTCAAAGGAACTGACTTCCTTTTACCAAAAATCTTTGCTGATAAGGGACGTGCTGGATGAATTATTGGAGAATGACGAAGATTTGTCAGGAATGTATTTAAACAAATTATTGACTGAACAAAATGATAACGACTTTTCCGATTTAGAAATGATGTTAGAGAATTATTACATACAATTCGATGAATTTGTTCAACAATCTGAATCGTTAATTCAGGATATTAAATCTacagaagaaattgttaaCATTATCCTGGATGCAAACAGAAA from Kazachstania africana CBS 2517 chromosome 5, complete genome includes:
- the MRS2 gene encoding Mrs2p (similar to Saccharomyces cerevisiae MRS2 (YOR334W); ancestral locus Anc_7.62); the protein is MLLPQLRVPLLRSTIPTFLFQRRCISSTFKLPSMQQKLLSLKPIKPNDTQISCTIFNHKGDVVAVSQKFQKWKFLRDHDLYPRDLRKIDTTNVDIIPNILVKYNKCIVINMLHIKAIIKKDKVYVFDTVDQAAAAKLGVLMYDLESKLNTENSNQCYEHRALESMLVNVVSSLETEYKTRQNVCKLILNDLENQIDREKLRDLLISSKELTSFYQKSLLIRDVLDELLENDEDLSGMYLNKLLTEQNDNDFSDLEMMLENYYIQFDEFVQQSESLIQDIKSTEEIVNIILDANRNSLMLLELKITIYTLGFAVAALIPAFYGMNLKNFIEDSHFGFIGAVFFSIIGGYITVKKGFQLLRNVTRLSMVSSGPRITSLNPKITTHPVNMAKKRPLWHRMLGKFKFAHKIEGPRSTWTREDKDLVWKWLIEDKKD